Proteins from one Loktanella sp. M215 genomic window:
- a CDS encoding DeoR/GlpR family DNA-binding transcription regulator — translation MSQTIRHPEILDIARRDGKVTVEHLAEHLGVTLQTIRRDLSELADAGKLERVHGGAVLPSGTVNIAYEERRRLNAEGKTAMAKACAAIIPEDCAIFLNIGTSTEAVATELLHHRNLLVVTNNMNVANILTRNPDCEVIVTGGALRQSDGGLTGDITTATIRQFKFDIGVIGCSAIDPDGDILDFDLREVGVSQTILNQSRRKMLIADSTKFKRKAPARIGSLSDIDVFFTDATVSQGLQDLCTRWHTDIRVNQPSAEPA, via the coding sequence ATGTCGCAAACCATCAGGCACCCAGAGATCCTCGACATCGCACGGCGCGACGGCAAGGTGACCGTCGAACATCTGGCAGAGCATCTGGGCGTCACCCTGCAGACCATCCGCCGCGACCTGAGCGAGCTGGCCGACGCGGGCAAGCTGGAACGTGTCCATGGCGGGGCGGTGCTGCCGTCCGGCACCGTGAACATCGCCTACGAGGAACGCCGCCGTCTGAATGCCGAAGGCAAGACCGCCATGGCCAAGGCCTGCGCGGCAATAATCCCAGAAGATTGCGCCATCTTTCTGAACATCGGCACCAGCACAGAGGCCGTGGCGACCGAACTGCTGCACCATCGCAACCTGCTGGTCGTCACCAACAACATGAACGTGGCCAACATCCTGACGCGCAATCCCGACTGCGAGGTGATCGTGACCGGCGGTGCCCTGCGGCAGTCCGATGGCGGCCTGACCGGCGACATCACCACCGCCACGATCCGGCAATTCAAGTTCGACATCGGCGTGATCGGCTGTTCGGCCATCGACCCCGACGGCGACATCCTCGACTTCGACCTGCGCGAGGTCGGCGTCAGCCAGACGATCCTGAACCAGTCACGCCGCAAGATGCTGATCGCCGACTCGACCAAATTCAAGCGCAAGGCCCCGGCCCGGATCGGATCGCTGTCGGATATCGACGTCTTCTTTACGGACGCCACCGTGTCGCAGGGCCTACAGGACCTCTGCACGCGGTGGCACACCGATATCCGCGTCAATCAGCCCTCTGCCGAACCGGCCTGA
- a CDS encoding CDP-alcohol phosphatidyltransferase family protein, translating into MTSLHYLWREGGPVKAANLLTLSRGVLILPIAGILLSGRVLLPLALYGVAVLTDGVDGWLARRSGRMSDFGATLDAVVDNLLSVAIVLFMWLSVPEVFAAWPVSLALLFIVPLLYLPLSWLMTGKVLMFHFTSARIGAFLLFALWPLVVLTGITALVPLTAAVVVASRIEQIVFILRGGRDQDARHGAAAIPDFHVDDRMTP; encoded by the coding sequence GTGACGTCGTTGCACTACCTTTGGCGCGAGGGTGGCCCGGTCAAGGCCGCGAACCTTTTGACGCTGAGCCGCGGGGTTCTGATCCTGCCGATTGCGGGGATTTTGCTGAGCGGGAGGGTTCTGTTGCCGCTGGCGCTGTACGGTGTTGCCGTGCTGACCGACGGGGTGGACGGCTGGCTGGCGCGCCGGTCCGGGCGGATGTCGGACTTTGGCGCGACATTGGACGCGGTGGTCGACAACCTGCTGTCGGTGGCCATTGTGCTGTTCATGTGGCTGTCGGTGCCAGAGGTCTTTGCCGCTTGGCCCGTGTCGCTGGCGCTGCTGTTCATCGTGCCGCTGCTCTATCTGCCGCTGTCGTGGCTGATGACGGGCAAAGTGTTGATGTTCCACTTCACCTCGGCCCGCATCGGGGCGTTCCTGCTGTTCGCCCTTTGGCCCCTCGTGGTGCTGACCGGGATCACGGCGCTGGTGCCGCTGACCGCCGCCGTCGTCGTGGCCAGCCGGATCGAGCAGATCGTCTTCATCCTGCGCGGTGGCCGCGATCAGGATGCGCGGCACGGGGCGGCGGCCATTCCGGATTTTCACGTTGACGACAGGATGACCCCATGA
- a CDS encoding GTP cyclohydrolase II gives MTTPYPLNWGAARARARGPVVTSPAPDRNAIGVHAGGYAVYGGLSVATGALAAEHHADYTDTQPMVQIGPFPQWSDPGRIVTFDPFGHRVVQDFGAEIAAGLNLRPTIAVTTGQLAIPEIATALFRRDLQADGRILSRQGDISVTKISIDPVWHLPGIARRLGLDEGVMRQALVDQSGGMYPDLVARPDLPLFLPPIGGTSVYLFGDPARLGQARTQVTCRMHDECNGSDVFGSDLCTCRPYLIHGIEECIRGAQQGGVGIIVYNRKEGRALGEVVKYLVYNARKRASGGDLPGEYFTHTHQVAGVDDMRLQELSTDVLHWLGVTRVAHWVSMSNLKRDAVLQSGIAIDRQVEIPHDRIAPNARVEISAKIGAGYEGTFGRTG, from the coding sequence ATGACGACGCCCTATCCCCTGAACTGGGGTGCCGCGCGTGCCCGCGCCCGCGGCCCTGTCGTGACCTCGCCCGCGCCGGACCGGAACGCCATCGGCGTGCACGCCGGCGGCTATGCCGTCTATGGCGGGCTGTCCGTCGCCACCGGCGCGCTGGCGGCAGAGCATCATGCGGATTACACCGACACGCAGCCGATGGTGCAGATCGGGCCGTTTCCCCAGTGGTCCGACCCCGGACGTATCGTCACCTTCGATCCCTTCGGTCACCGAGTCGTCCAGGACTTCGGGGCCGAGATTGCGGCCGGGCTGAACCTGCGTCCGACCATCGCCGTGACCACGGGGCAGTTGGCGATTCCGGAAATCGCCACGGCCCTGTTTCGGCGGGATCTGCAGGCGGACGGCCGTATCCTGTCGCGGCAGGGCGACATCAGCGTGACCAAGATTTCGATCGACCCGGTCTGGCATCTGCCGGGGATCGCGCGGCGGCTGGGGCTGGACGAAGGCGTGATGCGGCAGGCCCTCGTCGACCAGTCGGGGGGGATGTATCCCGATCTTGTCGCACGCCCCGACCTGCCGCTGTTCCTGCCGCCCATCGGTGGCACCAGCGTTTATCTATTCGGCGATCCCGCGCGTCTGGGGCAGGCGCGCACGCAGGTCACCTGCCGGATGCACGACGAATGCAACGGGTCGGATGTCTTTGGGTCCGACCTGTGCACCTGCCGTCCCTATCTGATCCACGGGATCGAGGAGTGTATCCGGGGCGCGCAGCAGGGCGGTGTCGGCATCATCGTCTATAACCGCAAGGAAGGCCGCGCGCTGGGCGAGGTGGTGAAATACCTTGTCTACAACGCGCGCAAGCGGGCCAGCGGTGGCGACTTGCCGGGCGAATATTTCACGCATACCCATCAGGTCGCCGGTGTCGACGACATGCGCCTGCAGGAACTCTCGACCGACGTGCTGCATTGGCTGGGCGTGACCCGCGTGGCGCACTGGGTGTCGATGAGCAACCTCAAGCGCGATGCGGTACTGCAATCGGGCATTGCCATCGACCGTCAGGTCGAGATTCCCCACGACCGCATCGCGCCCAACGCGCGGGTCGAAATCTCGGCCAAGATCGGAGCCGGCTATGAAGGCACGTTCGGCCGGACGGGATGA
- a CDS encoding COG4705 family protein codes for MTTLTYGTAADTGTAHTHDTPNRVPAVTVSFWLIKLMAVTMGETAADFLAVNLGLGLTATSLLMAAVLVVALVLQFRQKRYVPWSYWLAVVLISIVGTLVTDNLVDNFGVSLVTTTVLFTVLLGLTFAAWYGSERTLSIHEVKTTRREAFYWLAILFTFALGTAAGDLVAEHFGLGYLATGILFGMIIASITAGYFALTLNGIWAFWIAYIFTRPLGASFGDLLSQPADYGGLGLGTIVTSALFLAAIIGIVIYMSLTRVGQEAPSHA; via the coding sequence ATGACGACGCTCACTTATGGGACCGCTGCCGATACCGGCACGGCCCACACGCATGACACCCCGAACCGTGTCCCGGCGGTGACGGTCAGTTTCTGGCTGATCAAGCTGATGGCCGTGACCATGGGCGAGACGGCTGCCGACTTTCTGGCGGTCAATCTCGGCCTGGGGCTGACGGCCACGTCGCTGCTGATGGCGGCTGTGCTGGTCGTGGCGCTGGTGCTGCAGTTCCGTCAGAAGCGCTATGTGCCGTGGTCCTACTGGCTGGCGGTCGTGCTGATCTCGATCGTGGGGACGCTGGTGACGGACAATCTGGTCGACAACTTTGGTGTGTCGCTGGTCACGACGACGGTGCTGTTCACCGTCCTGCTGGGGCTGACCTTCGCAGCCTGGTATGGATCAGAGCGTACGCTGTCGATCCACGAGGTCAAGACGACGCGGCGCGAGGCGTTCTACTGGCTTGCGATCCTGTTCACCTTCGCGCTTGGCACGGCGGCGGGCGATCTGGTGGCAGAGCATTTCGGGCTGGGCTACCTTGCCACGGGGATCCTGTTCGGGATGATCATCGCGTCGATCACGGCAGGATACTTTGCGCTGACGCTGAACGGGATCTGGGCCTTCTGGATCGCCTATATCTTTACCCGGCCTCTGGGTGCTTCCTTTGGCGATCTGCTGTCGCAGCCTGCGGATTACGGCGGCCTTGGCCTTGGCACGATCGTCACGAGCGCGCTGTTTCTGGCTGCCATCATCGGGATCGTCATCTACATGTCGTTGACCCGCGTGGGACAGGAGGCGCCATCGCACGCCTGA
- a CDS encoding Rieske (2Fe-2S) protein, which translates to MSTSDGSTWIGRDLPPIVRDGRDYFLLSHKGEMFLIENLCPHRGGPLKFGYVDEACRIVCPMHHNAYAADRLIAQPTTLRLTAEAVA; encoded by the coding sequence ATGTCGACGTCTGACGGCAGCACGTGGATCGGGCGCGACCTGCCGCCCATCGTCCGCGATGGACGCGACTATTTCCTGCTGTCCCACAAGGGCGAGATGTTTCTGATCGAGAACCTGTGCCCACACCGGGGCGGGCCGTTGAAGTTCGGTTATGTCGATGAGGCGTGCCGCATCGTCTGCCCGATGCACCACAATGCCTATGCCGCCGACCGCCTGATCGCACAGCCGACGACCTTGCGCCTGACGGCCGAGGCTGTCGCGTGA
- a CDS encoding RibD family protein → MKITTFSELTIDGKLTLTRGGSSKALFRFYGAEMGQWFHAQRAAHDAIMVGAGTVRADDPELTVRHVTGRSPLRVIPTNDGNIPAHSHILTDGQPTLFAVPQALPDAARARLRHHDGISFIDCGADRVDLRLLAHGLAERGIASLMVEGGSQILHGLFAQHLVDRIVIKHIPVIAGATDAPTYLEGRPMDLSRWRIVECCVIGGVAVTIYDRQEDEA, encoded by the coding sequence ATGAAGATCACGACCTTTTCCGAACTGACGATCGACGGCAAGCTGACCCTGACCCGCGGCGGGTCGAGCAAGGCATTGTTCCGGTTTTACGGGGCCGAGATGGGGCAGTGGTTCCATGCCCAGCGGGCTGCCCACGATGCGATCATGGTCGGTGCCGGGACCGTGCGGGCCGACGATCCGGAACTGACCGTGCGCCATGTGACGGGCCGCAGCCCGCTGCGGGTGATCCCGACCAATGACGGCAACATTCCCGCGCACAGCCATATCCTGACCGACGGTCAGCCGACCCTGTTCGCGGTGCCGCAGGCCCTGCCGGACGCGGCCCGCGCGCGGCTGCGGCACCATGACGGCATTTCATTTATCGACTGCGGGGCGGACAGGGTCGATCTGCGCCTGCTGGCCCACGGCCTTGCGGAGCGCGGGATCGCGTCCCTGATGGTCGAAGGCGGCAGCCAAATCCTGCACGGGCTGTTCGCGCAGCATCTGGTCGACCGCATTGTCATCAAACACATCCCGGTCATTGCCGGGGCTACGGATGCGCCGACGTACCTTGAGGGCCGCCCCATGGACCTTTCCCGCTGGAGGATCGTTGAGTGCTGCGTGATCGGCGGGGTCGCGGTGACAATCTACGACAGGCAGGAGGACGAAGCATGA
- a CDS encoding iron-containing redox enzyme family protein: MIAQDMIAAGAALQDRTPDGAPQVFDLRIDHAALSDHPSRQIVRHVQQELLMRTYQNRFVLLPQVDAPGSVVQMLHDRYDPKATHALDGYRAALEEALIEPVVNDLRPGIAGQGVEDYIAGMLDGIRKCPPSAFLTWLEGVPQGEPYYRNFLIQSSADLLAEASASAMGVIGEFGAPQSALFRILIDEFGYGTHDKKHSVLFRDTLRGFGLNTEYNGYWPIFDTEALHLHNVIHYLFQSPRNLFRQIGFLLYAETSYQVSTGQHYRYLKRHHPQVDGTYFGEHAHIDIHHSDMVINEVVKPLVARFGAEVGTEVILGAELTRLAFAAADRHALAVCQAFEAARLDGAATFAAPLHDASGQALVTPDTAERHDGKVQVGGMGLLHKAADFAAFPAGSTGRLHVDV; this comes from the coding sequence ATGATCGCTCAGGACATGATTGCCGCCGGTGCGGCCCTGCAGGACCGCACCCCGGATGGCGCGCCGCAGGTGTTCGACCTGCGGATCGATCATGCGGCCTTGTCGGACCATCCGTCGCGGCAGATCGTGCGCCATGTGCAGCAGGAACTGCTGATGCGGACCTATCAGAACCGGTTTGTCCTGTTGCCGCAGGTCGATGCACCCGGCTCCGTCGTGCAGATGTTGCACGACCGGTATGACCCCAAGGCCACCCATGCCCTGGACGGGTATCGGGCGGCCCTTGAAGAGGCGCTGATCGAACCCGTCGTGAACGATCTGCGGCCGGGGATCGCGGGGCAGGGGGTGGAGGATTATATCGCCGGCATGCTGGACGGCATCCGCAAGTGCCCGCCGTCCGCCTTTCTGACGTGGCTGGAGGGGGTGCCGCAGGGCGAGCCCTACTATCGCAACTTCCTGATCCAGTCCTCTGCCGATCTGCTGGCAGAGGCCTCTGCCTCTGCCATGGGTGTGATCGGAGAGTTCGGCGCGCCGCAGTCGGCACTGTTCCGCATCCTGATCGACGAGTTCGGCTATGGCACCCACGACAAGAAGCACAGCGTGCTGTTCCGCGACACCCTGCGCGGGTTCGGGCTGAACACCGAATACAACGGCTATTGGCCGATCTTCGATACCGAGGCGCTGCACCTGCACAACGTCATCCATTATCTGTTCCAGAGCCCGCGCAACCTGTTCCGGCAGATCGGGTTCCTGCTTTATGCCGAGACCAGCTATCAGGTGTCGACCGGGCAGCATTACCGCTACCTCAAGCGGCATCACCCGCAGGTCGATGGCACCTATTTCGGCGAACACGCGCATATCGACATCCACCATTCCGACATGGTCATCAACGAGGTCGTCAAACCGCTGGTTGCGCGGTTCGGGGCAGAGGTCGGGACGGAAGTCATCCTTGGCGCCGAACTGACACGTCTTGCCTTTGCGGCAGCGGACCGGCACGCGCTGGCCGTCTGTCAGGCGTTCGAGGCGGCGCGGCTGGACGGGGCCGCCACCTTTGCCGCGCCTCTGCACGATGCCTCCGGTCAGGCGCTGGTGACGCCTGACACGGCCGAACGGCACGACGGCAAGGTGCAGGTCGGTGGCATGGGGCTGCTGCACAAGGCCGCCGATTTCGCGGCCTTCCCAGCCGGGTCCACGGGGCGTCTTCATGTCGACGTCTGA